The genome window TATATTTATTTTTGGATTATTTATAATCTTTTATATTCTTATACTATTTTAATCCGCTGTCTACAATTTCAAACTTAACTTTCTGTCCTTCTGGCCGTGTTTTATGACGTTTTAAAAGGGCATATCTTTCTCCATTCTCATTTTTAATAAGTTCAACTATATTTTTACTCCAGTATTTTAAGATTGTACCACCTACAGGCTCAATTATACCTTCTTCATCAAAAACAGAATATATATGATTTGTGATAATTACAGCAATATCATATTTTCGTGCAATTTTTGAAAGAAGCCCCATTTGCTTACCAAGGTCTCTATTAATCTGAGTCTGCCCTCCATCCTTCAATCTATAAAGTGCAACAGCGGAATCGAGAATGATAAGATCTACTTTTTCATTTCCAGATTTAATTATACTTTCAACCTTTTTTAAGGCCTCGTCCTGTTCCTGGAAGTCTGTAGGTTCGAGAACTATTATGTTACCTGCAAATTCATCGAAACTATCTCCTGAAATCTGTTTTATTCTTTCAATTGATAATCCACCTTCAGTATCGATAAATATGGCTTTCCTGCCTTTTTGAGCGCAATGTACAAGAATTTTAAGCGCGATATTTGTTTTACCTGAACCTGGAGGGCCATAGAACTGAGTAAGAGCGCCCTTTTCAACGCCTCCACCAAGTATAGTATCTATTGAACACTCTAATGGTATTTTACTGCTTTTTTTCATGTTTGATAATGTATTCAATGCTAATTCCTCATAAAAGTTCTAAAGTATAGGTTTAATATTTTTTATGAATTAAAGAATTTTTATTTCTTAGTAACTGTTTAGGGATTATAATAAAAATAATTTTGGTATACACTAATCTGCTTTAAAATGCTTAAAATGGATATTGTCGGCATTTTAATGATTTTTAAAATTAGAAAAATTTTTAATAGATATTAAGATATTAATAATACTATTAATAAAAATCATATTGGTTAGATAATGCACGGTAAAAATTTAAAATATAAAGCCCTTGCATTTACATTAATTGCAATATGGTCTAATTATTATTTTTGTTCAATTGAAGATATAAAAGAGTCCATACTTCTGGCAGCATTAATTATGACATAACTAATTCTATTATTCTAAATCAGGTATTACAGCTCCAGATCTTAATATTTTTGGTGGGGAAACAGTCATATCTATTACAGTTGAATGTATTCCTTTTTTATAAACCCCTGCATCAATAATTAAATCAACCTTATCATCAAGCTGCATTATAATTTCTTCTACAGATCCCGGTATTTTTTCGCCTGAAATATTAGCGCTTGTGGTTGTTATTGGGAAATCCCTTGAAATTTCTCTACAAATCTCATTATCAGGAATTCTTATACCTATATTTTCACTACCAGATGTTAATATTGGGGGAATATTATCTTTTTTCTTTAAAATAACTGTAAATGGGCCTGGAAATAGTTGATTAATCTTTTTTTCAACAAATTCGTTTATATGGGCTATTTTTTTTATGTCTTCAACATCACTAACACATACAGAAATCGGTTTTTTATATGACCTTCTTTTAATCTCATATACTTTTTTCACAGCATCATGGTTAAAGGCATTAGCACCCATGCCATAAATTGTGTCGGTTGGGTAGATAACAGTGCCTCCATTCTTTAAAATATTGAGGGCAGTTTTTATCACTTTTTCTTGATTATGTGAGCCTATTTTAATTGTTTTCATTCAATCATCCGTTTTTAGATAAAATTCTATAGTTTAACATAAGTGCTGGCTTAGTTCTGTAATAAATTATATTAAATATCCTTATTATTTTTAAGCAACAATTTATAGTTTGAACACTATTTGCGAGATATTATCTTTTTTATCCAAAATTATATCTATTGGAATTTATAATTAACCAATATGCTCAACAGATTACGACCACAGCTTAAAGTCATAATTGATCCTGTTGCAAAACGAATTCCTATAAATCCAAACGTTCTTACCATAATAGGACTTCTTATGAGTGTTTTATCGGCTTATATGTTTTCACGAAAGGATTTATTGCTTGGAGGAATTTTTATAGCACTTAGCGGTATTGTAGATATACTGGATGGTGCTGTTGCACGGAATCATTCCGCAAGAACGCCATTTGGTGGAATTCTGGATTCTACTTCAGATAGATTTTCAGATGCATTCATTTTAATAGGTATAATTTACGGTGGATTCGTTGATTGGTTTATTGGAGCATTAGCTATAGTTGCCTCTCTCAGTGTTAGTTATGTAAGGGCTAGAGTTGAAGCAGAGGGAATAGAATGTAATGTTGGGATAGCTGAACGGGCTGAGCGTCTTGTTATTCTCATAATGGGAGTTGTCTTAAGTGTTGTGTTCAACTTTAATTTTGTTTATTATGCCGTTATTTTAATAGTTATACTTGGATATTTAACCGTTTTCCAGCGAATATATCATGCATGGAAGCAATTAAAGGTTAATAACTGATAAATATCAGGAATAGATATTATGGCTGATGAAAAGGACACTGTGAATCGTATTAAGAAAGATATTGAATTATTTACAAAAAATATAAAAGAAATAGATTCAATAGAATTAAATGAAAATGAAATTGAGACCATTGAAAGGGCTAAAAGCTACTTTGAAGATACCGATTACTACCTTAAAAAACAAGACTTAATTACATCTTTCGGCTGTATAACCTATGCTCATGGATTACTTGATGCGATTCGGCTTATTCATGGATTAATTTAATGGTAATTTATTTATTACTGAAAAAGGGATAAAATGAAAAGATTTTTTGGTAAAGAAACCAATATTGAGAAATATTCCAAATTGCATGTTGAACTGGTGTATGCATGCGCACGTAAACTTCAGGATGTTATGAAACACTTTTATGAAGGAAAATTTGATTTATTGGATAAAGAAGTTGAAGAACTAAGCCGTCTTGAGCATGAAGCCGATGAAATAAGAAGAAAAATGGAAATAGAATTTTATAACGGTGCATTTTTACCATTTGATAGGGAAGATAGAATAATTCTTGCAGAACTTGTAGATGCAGTTTCTGATGCATCCCAATCAGCAGCCTATGCAATATCCCTTGGAAAAATTAATTTTCCTCAAAGCTTTAAAGAAGATTTTGAAGAACTAACCGAAAAATCCTGTGAAACTGTTTCAGTACTTAGAGAGTGTGTGTCAACCCTTGATACAGATTTAAGCGCTGCACTTGTTAAAGCACATGAAGTTGAAGCAAAAGAAGAACAGGGAGACATAATAGAAAGAAGAATAATCTGCAAACTCTACGCTGCATATAGGAAAAAGGAAATTAGTATACTTAAATTTATAGAACTTAAAAATATTACAGAAAAAATAGGTAATATTGCAGATCGGGCAGAAGATGCCTCTGATCGCGTTCCCATTATTGTGGCAAAAAGAAGAGGATAAGCACTGCTTTAAGAAAGCTTTACTTAAAAATTAATTTTCATGCAAATTAAAATTGAAAAGGTTAAAGAAGCAGCACATGATTTAAGGTTTCTTCTTAACAGGAAATACAGAAAAAAGAATGCTCTGGAATTTGTTTCTAATAAATATCTTTTAAACAGGCAGGAGAGAAACTTCCTTGCAAGATCAGTATTTTCTAAATCAAAATCAGATGAAAGAAGAGCTAAAATAACTAATATAGATGAAATAGAGGGTAAAATATTAATTGTGGACGGATACAACGTTCTTATTACTGTAGAAAGTATTTTATATGGGGACTTTGATTCAATTGTTTTATGTGATGATAATGTGGTGAGGGATTTAAAGGCCGTATTTGGGAAATATAAATTCAGCGAAATTACAGAAATTGCATTAAACCTGATTTTAACTCTAATAAGTAGATATAAACCTTTAAATATTGTTTTTTTTCTGGATAATCCTGTAAGCTTCAGCGGTAAACTTGCCGGGCTTGTAATGGATATTATGGATAATCTTGGGCTTAAAGGGATAGTTAAACTTTCAAAAAATGTAGATATGGAAATTAAAGCAATAGCCAGCCGAGAAGATGTGGTTGTAGCTACAAGCGATAGCGTCATAATAGATAATGTGAATAAATTTGTTGATATTCCCTCTTACTTTTTAAATAATAAGAATTAAAGAATATTTTCCGGCTATTTTAACTTAAAACTATAAAAGCCTGAAAAACATAGATTTTATGGTTATTTTTTGTATAAAACATATATTAATAATAAGAATAAATATATAATTAATAAAAAATTGGTGATATAATGGAATTTAACGATGAATTTTATAAAGAAAAAGTGGGTCAGGAACTTCAATCAAGAATGGAATGGTTCAAGGAAGCGCTGGATAATGAAAAAAAGCGAGAAGAACTTCATGAAAGTATTCAAGGGTCTGAAGTAATTATTCGCCTTGAAATATATCTACCCACAGATGATCCAGAAAACTTCATGGATGGGCTGTATTTATACATCAACAACAGCGGAGAAATCGTTGATGCCGATTATTACTTCAGAGATTCGTGTAATGGGGCAATTACAAGGGTGGAAGGCGATAATCTTCAGGTGATAAAAGATCTATTTCAGGATGCATTTTCATTAGAAATAGAATAGAAAAATTCTATTAAATTCTTAAACTGTCAAATGAAAATAATTTAGAGTTTTATATGGAATTAGATATATTTAAAGAAGATAAATGTAATCAACAATATTTGATTTTTGGTCAATAAACTACATTTATACTTTGAATTTCCAATTATAACCAAATATATAAGATAATATAGCTAAATGAACATAATATTATTCATATTAATATAGATTGTTAAAATTTACATTGTAAAATAGGAAAATGTAATCATGTAGATCAGGAAACAAAGCTTTCAGATTACTATGATTACTTTTCAATAAATGTTAAAAGTAATATTAATAAAACCAAGCATGGAGGATTAAAATGCGCAGTTTTGAAAGACTGACCTCCTTAAAGGACTATATTCCTTTAAAAAGAAGGGAGTCAGGAGGAAAAAATATAGGTCTTCTTGTTGATGGACCTAATATGTTAAGAAAAGAATTCAGCCTTAATCTTGACCTTGTAAGGCAGATTATATCTGAATATGGGGATATGAGAGTTGGTAAGGTTTTATTGAACCAGTATGCTTCAGATAAACTTATTGAAGCAATTGTTAATCAGGGATTCACACCTGTTGTTGTTGCTGGTGATACTGATGTTTATATGGCTGTTGAAGCCATGGAATTAATTTATAATCCTAATATCGATGTTATTGCTCTTATGACTCGTGATGCTGATTTTTTACCAATTATCAATAAAGCAAAGGAAAATGGAAAAGAAACAATAGTTATTGGGGCCGAACCCGGATTCAGCGCGGCTCTACAGAATTCATCAGACCATGCAATTATCTTAAAAGCTGAAAACAGCAAAGGCAAACAGAATAATAATCTAAGGGAAGAAAATGCTTATTAACTCATCAGTGGATGAAGTAAGAAAAAGGGAAAACTCATTTAGTATAATAAATTCTATTTTAAAAAAGTACGGAAGAGAAGATTTTTACGACTTAACCGGTCTTGCCGGAGGATTTCGTTTAAGCCCTGATGATATCAATCTTCTTGAAACCTACGCCGGCCCAGCAATATTTGAAAGCCAGTTACAGGAAGCAGGAAAACAGCATCTTGGTGGGGAAAAAATACTGGCTTTTAATAGGACTACTGCAGGGATTTTGGCAGCTGTCCTGGCACTTGTAAAGCCGGGTGATGAGGTTATCCATTATCTACCTAAATTCCCGTCTCATCCATCCATTCCAAGGAGTACTGAACTTGTTGGAGCTTCGTATAAGGAATTTGATGATATAAATGACTTTGAAGTCCATGAAAACACTTCTTTAGTAATAATTACTGGTTCTACCATGGATCATGATATAATAAATGAAGATGAATTTTCCAGCATAATTACGATTTCAAAATCAAAAAACATCCCGGTTTTTGTTGATGATGCCTCTGGAGCAAGATTAAGAACGGTGATCTATAATCAGCCTAAAGCTATGGATATGGGTGCTGATATTGTAATTACAAGCACAGATAAATTAATGGACGGTCCAAGAGCAGGGCTTATGTCTGGAAAAAAGGAAATCATTGATCTAATAAAAGCAAAAGCCAATCAATTTGGCCTTGAGGCACAAAGCTCCACCATTGTGGGTATAATAAGGGCTATTGAGAATTTCAGCGGAGAAAGAATGTTAGAAGCATTCAAGAAAAAACACACAGTTTATGAGGTTCTAAAAAAAGATATTATTAACATTAGGGAAACTCCAACCGGCATAATGCTTTCTGCAGATGATTTAGTGGATGAATTAAATAAAAAAGGTATAGAAACCGAATTTACGTCTAATGATGTGGCATGTGTTTTTTCAGTACTTCTACTAAGAAACTATCATATTTTAACTATACCTGCTGTAGGAATGCCCGGAGCATCTGCAACAATCAGAATTGACCTGTCATCAAAGGATGCTGAACGTGTGAATGTTGATTATATTGTTAAGGCTATGATTGAAACTTTTTCACATCTTGGAGAAATAGTAAATTATAAAATTGCATGTTCTACTCTTTTATTTGAAAATGGCCTGTAACTCTTTTTATTTATAATTTTTTATTGGAGGTTTCATGATAGAAATAGATGGATCTTTTGGAGAAGGTGGAGGTGCCATTGTAAGAAATGCTGTGGCTCTATCTGCCTTAACATCAAAACCAATCACTATCAAAAATATACGTGCAAACAGACCAAAACCGGGTTTGATGCCCCAGCATTTTAATGCTGTAAAAGCGGTTGCGCAGTTATCGGGTGCTAAAATTGATAAATTAAAGGTAGGTTCTACTGAAATCTCCTTTAAGCCAGAAAGTATTGAGGGAGGCAAATTTGAAATAGATATCAAAACAGCAGGGAGCATCACAATGGTTCTTCAGGCATTTATGATACCTGCAGCATTTGCAGATTTCCCGGTTGAAATCATGATTAAAGGAGGAACCGATGTTAGATGGTCGCCTCCAGTAGATTATTTGCAGAATATAACACTTAAAATCCTGCAGATTATGGGATACAATGCAAAAATTGATGTAATACGTAGGGGCCATTATCCACGTGGAGGTGGCGTTGTAAATGTTAATATTAATCCTGTTAAGAAATTAAACCCAGTAAAACTCATTGATCTCCAATTTAATAAAATAAAAGGAATATCCCATGCAGTAAACTTGCCTGAACATGTTGCGGTAAGGCAGGCAGAAGGTGCAGAAAAACTGCTTAAAGCAGGTGGAATTGAATCAGAAATAGAAATCGAACATTCTGAGAATGTTTTAGGGCCCGGATCAGGAATTACATTATGGAGTGATGGAGATATTCCTCTTGGTGGCAGTTATATCGGAGAACGTGGCTTGAGAGCAGAAAGAGTTGGACAGAAAGCTGCAGAAGAAATTTTATACCATATATCCAGGGGTGTTGCCCTCGATAAATATATGGGAGATCAGATAATCCCATATATGGCAATTGCCGGTAATTCAATGGTACAAACGGCAGAATTAACAGATCATACACTTACAAACATTTATGTGGCTGAAAAAATAATGAAAAAAAAGTTTAAAATAGAGGGCAGTCCTGGAAAAACTGCAATTATAAAAATTGGTTGATTTAAATTATCTTAAATTTTCATGCTCTGAATGTAATGTTAAAGATTTAAATGGTTCTGTTTAGGTCCTCAACATGCCTGCATTCCCCTGAAATCATCTTTTTAAGTGAGCCATCCTTAAGTTCTAGAATCAATGCTCCTTCACTATTTACTCCTACAGCTTCGCCTTTTACAATTTTTGTGCCAGTACGAACTTCTACTTTGCTTCCAATTGTTTTGGAGTATTTACGCCATCTATTTAATATATTCCTGAAATTTCCTTTATTAAATTCATTGTACATTTCTTCGAAGTTCTCAAGGAATTTTCTTACAAGTATCATACGGGAGATGTCTTTTTCCAGTTCATTTTTAAGGGATGTTGTATTTTCTCTCAGTTCTGGAGGTAGTAAATCTAAATCAACATTTGCATCAATTCCAATTCCAGCAATGATATAGTCAATTGAGTCTATTGCAGTGCTTATCTCTGTCAATATGCCGCAAACCTTTTTATTTTCAATTAAAATATCATTAGGCCATTTAATGCCTACATCAAGCCCATATTCTTCTTTAATAGTATCTGCGGCAGCAACACCTGCAGTAAATGTTAGTTGGGGGGCGTTTATTGGTAATGTGTCTGGTCTTAGAATAATAGACATCCATGCACCGCCCAGTGGGGAAATCCATGGTTTTCCACGCCTACCTCTCCCTCTTTTCTGACTTTCAGCTATTACCACAACTCCTTCAGCAGCTCCTTCCTGGGCAAGCCTTTTTGCAACTTCATTTGTAGAATCAACTTCTCTAAAATAATGAATTTCTTTTCCAATATAGGTGGTATTGAGTTCATTTTTTAGTTTATTGGGTAAAATTAGGGTTAATTCCTCATCAAGCTTAAATTCATTGTCTGAATATGATTCAATACTATATCCTTCATTTATAAGTGATTTAATATGTTCATATACGCTGGATGCCGGAATTTCAAGTTCTGAAGAGATTTCATCAATAGAGATATATTTTCCCTTTTTTTCATAAAGTGTTTCCAATACTTTATTTTTCATTTTAACACCTGCATTTCAATATATAATGATTGAAATGATATTTATTGGGATTTTTTAGATAATGAATTTGCCATGTAACTGTTTACAGCAGCAGAAACTGCTGCAACTTTTGGAGATGGTTTAAATGTTGATCTAAGTCTCGCTGCTGTTTCTTCATCTGCCTTAATTACTTCGGCCATATGTCCCATGATTTCATCACGATACTGGTCAACAAAATGGGTATGCAGTTTTCCCTTTCTGAAATGTTCACTCAGCATCATTGATTTATGGAAAGGTATTGTTGTCTTAACTCCAAGAATGATGTATTCATTCAGGGCCCTTCTCATACGTGCTATGGCTTCATTTCTTGTCATTCCCCATACAATGAGTTTAGATATCATTGAATCATAATATGGGGGAATAACATAGTTCATGTAAACTCCACTATCAACTCTTACTCCTATTCCTCCTGGAGACCGGTAACCTGTTATTTTTCCAGGATTTGGAGCGAAATCATTAAGGGGATCTTCAGCATTTATTCTGCATTCTATGGCATGGCCCCTTACTTTAATATCTTCTTGAGAGCAACAGAGTTCTTCACCAGAAGCAATATTCAACTGTTGTTTTACCAGATCGATTCCTGTTACAACCTCTGTAATCGGATGCTCAACCTGTATACGGGTATTCATCTCAAGGAAGTAATAATCACCATCTGAATACAAAAATTCCACAGTTCCAGCATTTGTATATCCTATAGAAGAAGCAGCTCTAACTGCTGCCCCTCCCATTTCTTCCCTCAATTCTTCGGTCATAATGGGAGATGGTGATTCTTCAATGAGTTTTTGATGTCTTCGCTGAATTGAACATTCACGATCTGCAACATGGATGGTGTTCCCATGCTCATCAGCAAGGATCTGGAATTCTATATGACGGGGCTCTTCCACATATTTTTCAATATAAATGGTTGAATCTCCAAATGCTGAGGCTGCAACTGATTGTGTGGATTCAATTGCACGTACAAGCTCATCTTCTTCATAAACTGTACGCATTCCAATTCCTCCCCCTCCAGCTGAAGCTTTCACAATAACAGGGTATCCTATAGACTCTGCTATATCAACCGCATCTTCAAGTTCAGTTACTCCTTTAGCAGTACCTGGGATAACAGGTACTCCTGCAGCACGCATTAACTTTTTAGATTCAATTTTACTCCCCATAGATTCTATAACAGATCCTTTGGGTCCTATTAATTTGATTCCATGTTTTTCACATTCTTCTCCAAGTTTAGGGTTTTCGGCTAAAAATCCATATCCTGGGTGAATTCCCTCAGCGCCACATTTTTCTGCAACATCAATTATCTTCTCAATACTTAAATAACTTTCCGAAGGGCTTGGTTTTCCAATATTATATGCTTCATCAGCATATTTTGCAAAAAGGGAATTTTTATCTGCATCAGAATACACTGCAACACTTTTCACTCCGAGTTCTTTACAAGCTCTCATGACTCTTATTGCTATTTCACCACGATTGGCAATCAGGATTTTATTAAACATGATATCGCCTCTACTATTTCACTGGGTTTAAGATAAACTTTGAAATCATTTTTAAACAAATTTATTTATTTTTAACATTTATTTCTAATTATAATTATTATTCTAACCTATATTTATTTCATTATATTTCATTAATTAAATAAAAATATTATAATATTCAAAAAATAGTGTTGTTAAAATGAATAAAAAAGGAAATATTACCAAAAAAAGACATCTTGAAATGATGCTTCAAAATATACCTCCTCATGAAGATCCAAAAGTTCATTTAGAGCAATATACAACTCCGGCAAGCATAGCATCTGATATTCTCTGGAATGCACATGCTTTAAATGATATAAATGGTAAGATAGTCGCTGATCTCGGCTGTGGAACAGGTATATTTGCAATTGGAGCAGCATTACTCGGAGCAGAGAAAGTAATAGGTTTAGATATAGATAATGAGGTAATAAAAACTGCAAAAACCTATGCATCTAAAATGGGTGTTGATGAAACAACAGAATTTATGAGTGGAGACATTCAGAGCTTTAATCTGAGAGCAGACACCGTAATTCAAAATCCTCCCTTTGGAGCTCAAAAAGCCGGAACAAAAAATGCGGATAGATTATTCATGAAAAAAGCTGTTGAAACCGCTCCAGTTATATATTCGCTCCATATGGGTGAAACTGAAGAATTTGTTTATAAATATTTTAAATCACTAAATGGTAACATAACTCACAAGTTTTATTATACCTTTTACATACCTCACATTTATCATTTTCATCAAAAAGAAAAGATAAATATTGATGTTGTGGTATTAAGAGTTGAAGCAGATGAATAAGAGTGATTAATTAATTATATGGATGATTAGTATATGAAATCAAATCTTTATTTATATTCCATAACCAAAAAATATTATAAACAATTAGATCATAAATATTTAAGATATATTTAAAAGGTAAAATTAGGGAAATTTTATCTTCTGTATTTATATACTACTTTAACCAAATCTAAAAAAGTTATACACAATATATATAAGAAGATAAAAACAGATAATGGAAAATGGCATTAAGACATTTATCCATTTTTATACCTGCCTCAATAATTGCTGAGACCAAGGATTTAAGAATAAAAACTTACAAGGTAGGGCTTATTGGTAGATCTGCAGCTATCTTCAAAGCTGACAAGATCGTCATTTATAACGATAATTCAGATGAGAAAGAGGTAAAGTTTATTAGTGATGTTCTCACTTATATGAATACACCTCAATACCTTAGAAAAAAGGTATTTCCCATCTCAAAGGAATTAAAAAACGTTGGAATTCTTCCACCACTCAGAACTCCCCACCATCCTACAGGTGAACCTGCTGTGGGGGATTACAGACAGGGATTTACTTTAAAAAGGACAAAGAAAGGTACAATAGTTGATATTGGAGCGGATAGACCCGCGCTTTGTCGTGAAAAACTCAGCATAAATAAGGTATTTAGCTTTCGAATTGTAAAGCTTTCAAAAAAAGATATATTAATAGAACCAGATAAACCCGATTTTTACTGGGGTTATGAGGTTTTATCTACTTATAAGGACTTGTATGAAAGCGTTTTGGAAGTAAAACCAGATATTGTTATTGGTACTTCCAGATATGCACAGCCCATCACTTCTATTTTAGATGAAGTAAAGCGCAAGATAAAAGATGCCAGACATCTGGCTATTTTGTTTGGTGGTCCTTATTCAGGCTTGCATGAACTTATTCAGGGCCGAAAAAACATAATAGATCTTGAAGTCAATACAGTCCCATCACAAGGAACTAAGACTATAAGGACTGAAGAGGCGGTTTTAATAACTTTATCTGCATTTAATCTATTTTTAGATGCAGAGTAACTCGGAAAATTGAAAGAATTGTGAAGTAAGGAGGTATATTAAAAATGACTAGACATCACCAACCACGAAAAGGATCAGTTGCATTTAGCCCTCGAAAGAGAGCTTCCAAACAATCCCCCAGGATCAAGTCCTGGCCAACTTCCGAAGAAACGGGTTTGTTGGGATTTGCAGGATATAAAGTGGGAATGACTCATGTAATAATGACAGACAACAGAAAAAACTCACCAACAGAAGGAATGGATATTTCAACTCCTGTGACTATATTGGAAGTTCCCCCTGTTGTTGTAATGGGTATAAGAGCTTACAAAAAAACCACTCGCGGACTTAAAACCATGATGGATGTCATGGCAAGTGAATTGAGTGAAGACCTATGGCGGAAAATACCTCTGCCAGAAAAATATGATACTGATTCTAATTTAAATAAATTAAAAGAAAATATTGAAAATATTGATGATATAAGAGTTTTATTACATACCAACCCTAAAATGACCAGTGTACCTAAAAAGAAACCTGAAATAATTGAATGCGGCGTTGGTGGATCTACAGTCGAAGAAAAACTTGAGTATGCTGCAAGTATTCTTGGAACAGAAATAAATG of Methanobacterium sp. contains these proteins:
- the radB gene encoding DNA repair and recombination protein RadB; amino-acid sequence: MNTLSNMKKSSKIPLECSIDTILGGGVEKGALTQFYGPPGSGKTNIALKILVHCAQKGRKAIFIDTEGGLSIERIKQISGDSFDEFAGNIIVLEPTDFQEQDEALKKVESIIKSGNEKVDLIILDSAVALYRLKDGGQTQINRDLGKQMGLLSKIARKYDIAVIITNHIYSVFDEEGIIEPVGGTILKYWSKNIVELIKNENGERYALLKRHKTRPEGQKVKFEIVDSGLK
- a CDS encoding L-threonylcarbamoyladenylate synthase; translation: MKTIKIGSHNQEKVIKTALNILKNGGTVIYPTDTIYGMGANAFNHDAVKKVYEIKRRSYKKPISVCVSDVEDIKKIAHINEFVEKKINQLFPGPFTVILKKKDNIPPILTSGSENIGIRIPDNEICREISRDFPITTTSANISGEKIPGSVEEIIMQLDDKVDLIIDAGVYKKGIHSTVIDMTVSPPKILRSGAVIPDLE
- the pgsA gene encoding archaetidylinositol phosphate synthase, which gives rise to MLNRLRPQLKVIIDPVAKRIPINPNVLTIIGLLMSVLSAYMFSRKDLLLGGIFIALSGIVDILDGAVARNHSARTPFGGILDSTSDRFSDAFILIGIIYGGFVDWFIGALAIVASLSVSYVRARVEAEGIECNVGIAERAERLVILIMGVVLSVVFNFNFVYYAVILIVILGYLTVFQRIYHAWKQLKVNN
- a CDS encoding DUF357 domain-containing protein — translated: MADEKDTVNRIKKDIELFTKNIKEIDSIELNENEIETIERAKSYFEDTDYYLKKQDLITSFGCITYAHGLLDAIRLIHGLI
- a CDS encoding TIGR00153 family protein; amino-acid sequence: MKRFFGKETNIEKYSKLHVELVYACARKLQDVMKHFYEGKFDLLDKEVEELSRLEHEADEIRRKMEIEFYNGAFLPFDREDRIILAELVDAVSDASQSAAYAISLGKINFPQSFKEDFEELTEKSCETVSVLRECVSTLDTDLSAALVKAHEVEAKEEQGDIIERRIICKLYAAYRKKEISILKFIELKNITEKIGNIADRAEDASDRVPIIVAKRRG
- a CDS encoding DUF434 domain-containing protein, translating into MQIKIEKVKEAAHDLRFLLNRKYRKKNALEFVSNKYLLNRQERNFLARSVFSKSKSDERRAKITNIDEIEGKILIVDGYNVLITVESILYGDFDSIVLCDDNVVRDLKAVFGKYKFSEITEIALNLILTLISRYKPLNIVFFLDNPVSFSGKLAGLVMDIMDNLGLKGIVKLSKNVDMEIKAIASREDVVVATSDSVIIDNVNKFVDIPSYFLNNKN
- a CDS encoding TIGR00288 family NYN domain-containing protein, translating into MRSFERLTSLKDYIPLKRRESGGKNIGLLVDGPNMLRKEFSLNLDLVRQIISEYGDMRVGKVLLNQYASDKLIEAIVNQGFTPVVVAGDTDVYMAVEAMELIYNPNIDVIALMTRDADFLPIINKAKENGKETIVIGAEPGFSAALQNSSDHAIILKAENSKGKQNNNLREENAY
- a CDS encoding TIGR03576 family pyridoxal phosphate-dependent enzyme codes for the protein MLINSSVDEVRKRENSFSIINSILKKYGREDFYDLTGLAGGFRLSPDDINLLETYAGPAIFESQLQEAGKQHLGGEKILAFNRTTAGILAAVLALVKPGDEVIHYLPKFPSHPSIPRSTELVGASYKEFDDINDFEVHENTSLVIITGSTMDHDIINEDEFSSIITISKSKNIPVFVDDASGARLRTVIYNQPKAMDMGADIVITSTDKLMDGPRAGLMSGKKEIIDLIKAKANQFGLEAQSSTIVGIIRAIENFSGERMLEAFKKKHTVYEVLKKDIINIRETPTGIMLSADDLVDELNKKGIETEFTSNDVACVFSVLLLRNYHILTIPAVGMPGASATIRIDLSSKDAERVNVDYIVKAMIETFSHLGEIVNYKIACSTLLFENGL
- the rtcA gene encoding RNA 3'-terminal phosphate cyclase → MIEIDGSFGEGGGAIVRNAVALSALTSKPITIKNIRANRPKPGLMPQHFNAVKAVAQLSGAKIDKLKVGSTEISFKPESIEGGKFEIDIKTAGSITMVLQAFMIPAAFADFPVEIMIKGGTDVRWSPPVDYLQNITLKILQIMGYNAKIDVIRRGHYPRGGGVVNVNINPVKKLNPVKLIDLQFNKIKGISHAVNLPEHVAVRQAEGAEKLLKAGGIESEIEIEHSENVLGPGSGITLWSDGDIPLGGSYIGERGLRAERVGQKAAEEILYHISRGVALDKYMGDQIIPYMAIAGNSMVQTAELTDHTLTNIYVAEKIMKKKFKIEGSPGKTAIIKIG
- a CDS encoding biotin--[acetyl-CoA-carboxylase] ligase yields the protein MKNKVLETLYEKKGKYISIDEISSELEIPASSVYEHIKSLINEGYSIESYSDNEFKLDEELTLILPNKLKNELNTTYIGKEIHYFREVDSTNEVAKRLAQEGAAEGVVVIAESQKRGRGRRGKPWISPLGGAWMSIILRPDTLPINAPQLTFTAGVAAADTIKEEYGLDVGIKWPNDILIENKKVCGILTEISTAIDSIDYIIAGIGIDANVDLDLLPPELRENTTSLKNELEKDISRMILVRKFLENFEEMYNEFNKGNFRNILNRWRKYSKTIGSKVEVRTGTKIVKGEAVGVNSEGALILELKDGSLKKMISGECRHVEDLNRTI